The Desulfobaculum xiamenense DNA window ATCCTCATTCTAGAGTTTGATTTCAACATCGACGCCTGCAGGCAGGCTGAGCTTGCCCAGGGCGTCCACGGTCTGCTGCGTGGGCTCGAGAATATCGAGCAGGCGCTTGTGCACGCGCATTTCGAACTGTTCCCGGGACTTCTTATCAACATGCACGGACTTCTGGATAGTGTACTTGTGAATGTTGGTCGGAAGAGGGATCGGGCCCGCAATGCTGGCGCCGGTATTCCGGGCCGTGTCGACGATCTCGGCAACGGCTTTGTCCAGAATCCTGTAGTCGTACGCTTTCAGCTTGATTCTGATGCGATCGCTCTGCATGGAAACCATGACTTACTCCTCGATTTCGGAAACAACACCGGCGCCGACGGTACGACCGCCCTCGCGAATGGCGAAGCGAAGGCCCTTCTCCATGGCGATGGGAGCGATCAGCTCGACAGCAAAGGTGGCGTTGTCGCCGGGCATGACCATCTCGACGCCCTCGGCAAGG harbors:
- the rpsJ gene encoding 30S ribosomal protein S10; translated protein: MVSMQSDRIRIKLKAYDYRILDKAVAEIVDTARNTGASIAGPIPLPTNIHKYTIQKSVHVDKKSREQFEMRVHKRLLDILEPTQQTVDALGKLSLPAGVDVEIKL